Proteins from a genomic interval of Stenotrophomonas sp. 24(2023):
- a CDS encoding alpha/beta hydrolase, with translation MKIFLALWYAMKALARLAMIGMAMAVLGSGPAHAAAATGTGKVQVEVVGKGRPLLMIPGLNSSAAVWRETCVALKDVQCHLVQLPGFAGAAPADPRPADFLSAMRDQLLAYVHDQRLEHPAVIGHSLGGVLALQMAVKDPQALGPLVIVDALPFYAGLQNPQATAQSVRPMAEQMRAAMLAADPASYQAQAEAALAPLTNSTARLPELKRWGRDSDRATTADAMYSLLVTDLRGEVAAIRAPTLVLGAWASYQALGATEASARSIFQAQYAALPGVRLELSASGHHFLMWDDPQWLRGQVQAFLDSHR, from the coding sequence ATGAAGATCTTCCTGGCACTCTGGTATGCGATGAAGGCGCTGGCACGGCTGGCGATGATCGGCATGGCGATGGCCGTGCTCGGTTCCGGCCCGGCGCATGCGGCGGCCGCCACAGGCACCGGCAAGGTGCAGGTCGAGGTGGTCGGCAAGGGCCGCCCGCTGCTGATGATCCCCGGCCTCAACAGCAGCGCTGCGGTCTGGCGCGAAACCTGCGTGGCGCTGAAGGATGTGCAGTGCCATCTGGTGCAGCTGCCAGGCTTTGCCGGCGCGGCGCCTGCCGATCCGCGCCCGGCCGACTTCCTGTCGGCCATGCGCGATCAGCTGCTGGCCTATGTGCATGACCAGAGGTTGGAACATCCTGCGGTGATCGGCCACAGCCTGGGTGGTGTGCTGGCGCTGCAGATGGCGGTGAAGGATCCGCAGGCGCTGGGGCCACTGGTCATCGTCGATGCGCTGCCGTTCTACGCTGGCCTGCAGAACCCACAGGCCACCGCGCAGAGCGTGCGGCCCATGGCTGAGCAGATGCGCGCGGCGATGCTGGCGGCGGACCCGGCCAGTTACCAGGCGCAGGCCGAAGCGGCCCTGGCCCCGCTGACCAACAGCACCGCGCGCCTGCCCGAACTGAAGCGCTGGGGCCGCGACAGCGATCGGGCCACCACCGCCGATGCCATGTACTCGCTGTTGGTGACGGACCTGCGCGGCGAGGTGGCCGCCATCCGCGCGCCGACCCTGGTGCTGGGCGCATGGGCCTCCTACCAGGCACTGGGAGCCACCGAGGCATCTGCCCGTTCGATCTTCCAGGCGCAGTACGCCGCGCTGCCGGGCGTGCGCCTCGAACTGAGCGCCAGCGGCCACCACTTCCTGATGTGGGATGATCCGCAGTGGCTGCGTGGACAGGTACAGGCCTTCCTCGACAGCCACCGCTGA
- a CDS encoding histidine kinase, translating into MPDSTASLRFWLVNGLGWVLFCVFSLAMTGASAGGASSGGTLISVGLGVLLCGISGGVRALALRRHWWRRDLGALVLRLALAVLLGAVLAQLLLTAVLQPALALGWVDFGGRPADFRPVARLLYWLNTVLVLGLWTALWAGLHSVRRARQAELARLRAEAERSALERDALRARLNPHFMFNALNNLRALILEDPGRARQMVTDLSRTLRHALEHARNEDALLADELSVVRDYLAVEAVHYEQRLQVHIDVSDEAAQARLPVMALQLLVENAIKHGIAVRPGGGEVRVSARCSDGLLRLQVDNPLGLAAAGTDAATAGHGVGLDYLRSQLASGGRFHLQPVDGRMQALLEIPQCARP; encoded by the coding sequence ATGCCTGATTCCACCGCCTCGCTGCGCTTCTGGTTGGTCAACGGCCTTGGCTGGGTGCTGTTCTGCGTGTTCAGCCTGGCCATGACGGGCGCGTCCGCTGGCGGCGCGAGCAGTGGCGGCACCCTGATCAGCGTAGGCCTGGGCGTGCTGCTGTGTGGCATCAGCGGCGGCGTGCGCGCGCTGGCGTTGCGGCGCCACTGGTGGCGGCGGGATCTGGGCGCATTGGTGCTGCGGCTGGCGCTGGCGGTGCTGCTGGGCGCAGTACTGGCGCAGTTGCTGCTGACGGCTGTACTGCAGCCGGCGCTGGCACTGGGCTGGGTCGATTTTGGCGGCCGGCCGGCCGATTTCCGTCCGGTCGCACGCCTGCTTTACTGGCTCAACACCGTGTTGGTGCTGGGGCTGTGGACCGCGCTGTGGGCTGGACTGCACAGCGTGCGCCGCGCGCGACAGGCCGAACTGGCCCGCCTGCGTGCGGAGGCCGAGCGCAGTGCATTGGAGCGCGATGCGCTGCGTGCGCGGCTCAACCCGCACTTCATGTTCAACGCGCTGAACAACCTGCGCGCGTTGATCCTCGAAGATCCCGGGCGCGCACGGCAGATGGTGACCGATCTGTCACGCACGCTGCGCCACGCGCTGGAGCATGCGCGCAACGAGGATGCACTGCTGGCCGATGAACTGTCCGTGGTACGGGACTACCTGGCCGTCGAAGCGGTGCACTACGAACAGCGCCTGCAGGTGCACATCGATGTGAGTGATGAGGCCGCCCAGGCGCGGTTGCCGGTGATGGCGCTGCAGCTGCTGGTGGAAAATGCCATCAAGCACGGCATCGCCGTGCGCCCCGGTGGTGGCGAGGTGCGTGTCAGCGCGCGGTGCAGCGACGGCCTGCTGCGGCTGCAGGTTGACAACCCGTTGGGTTTGGCCGCAGCGGGCACGGATGCCGCAACCGCTGGGCATGGCGTTGGCCTGGACTACCTGCGGTCGCAGCTGGCCAGCGGCGGCCGCTTCCATCTGCAGCCGGTGGACGGCCGCATGCAGGCCTTGCTGGAGATTCCACAATGCGCACGACCCTGA
- a CDS encoding DUF4124 domain-containing protein, whose product MKACLTALLPLLLLFYQPAHAQARAVNRCTDASGRSVFTDRSCDSLGAQSRLPPPPPPGNTPQRDTLGARCPRRLSDLVGALRSAVGGNDVNRLSSVYLWGAMSDEGAQRVLGQLEAVVRRPLVDIVPVYREGTGDSPTAGGDGEADAAPRRPIALRLEQTLPGTATPSRTVLALRRQYGCFWVTL is encoded by the coding sequence ATGAAAGCCTGCCTGACCGCCCTGCTGCCGCTGCTGCTCCTGTTCTACCAACCGGCCCATGCACAGGCCAGAGCGGTCAACCGCTGCACCGACGCCAGTGGCCGCAGCGTGTTCACCGACCGCAGCTGCGACAGCCTGGGCGCGCAGTCGCGACTGCCGCCGCCCCCGCCACCGGGCAACACGCCGCAACGCGACACCCTGGGGGCCCGCTGCCCGCGCCGCCTGAGCGACCTGGTCGGCGCCCTGCGCAGTGCCGTGGGCGGCAATGACGTCAACCGGCTGTCGTCGGTCTACCTGTGGGGCGCGATGTCCGACGAGGGCGCCCAGCGCGTGCTCGGCCAGCTGGAGGCGGTGGTGCGGCGGCCACTGGTGGATATCGTGCCGGTGTACCGGGAAGGTACGGGCGACAGCCCCACAGCGGGCGGAGACGGGGAGGCTGACGCCGCGCCGCGTCGCCCGATCGCGCTGCGGCTGGAACAGACACTGCCTGGCACGGCGACACCCTCGCGCACGGTGCTGGCGCTGCGGCGGCAGTACGGGTGTTTCTGGGTCACGCTGTGA
- a CDS encoding M23 family metallopeptidase — protein MAFKKIVIKTREGQAKSPLARLRFYFEDRPRALLGSVLGVGCIIGFAGGIGANAFNDSRLQAKVERQERELAKVQRDAQTQVNALAARLGELQAQATRLNALGERLTQMGKLEDGEFDFAETPGLGDGDAGGPISDIPVKDVNADLQVLEQRFAASGRQLSVMESLMFDHQLEQNAVPSRMPIRNSYVTSGFGTRADPFGRGAATHKGMDFHAKVGDPVMAVADGVVSFSGVKGGYGNVVDVDHGNGYVTRYAHNSRLTVKAGDLVRAGQEVAKAGSTGRSTGAHVHFEVWENGRVVNPRKFLGDGGNTPVGRISRG, from the coding sequence AGTCGCCGCTCGCGCGTTTGCGGTTCTACTTCGAGGACCGCCCCCGTGCCCTGCTGGGCAGCGTGCTCGGGGTCGGCTGCATTATCGGCTTTGCGGGCGGAATCGGCGCCAACGCGTTCAACGATTCGCGCCTGCAGGCCAAGGTCGAGCGCCAGGAGCGCGAACTGGCCAAGGTCCAGCGTGATGCGCAGACCCAGGTCAACGCGCTGGCCGCCCGCCTGGGCGAGCTGCAGGCCCAGGCGACCCGCCTCAACGCCCTGGGCGAACGGCTGACCCAGATGGGCAAGCTGGAGGACGGCGAGTTCGACTTCGCCGAAACCCCCGGCCTGGGTGACGGTGATGCCGGCGGCCCGATCAGCGACATCCCGGTGAAGGATGTCAACGCCGACTTACAGGTGCTGGAGCAGCGCTTCGCCGCTTCGGGCCGCCAGCTGTCGGTGATGGAATCGCTGATGTTCGACCACCAGCTGGAGCAGAACGCCGTGCCCTCGCGCATGCCGATCCGCAACAGCTACGTAACCTCCGGTTTCGGCACCCGTGCCGACCCGTTCGGCCGCGGCGCGGCCACCCACAAGGGCATGGATTTCCACGCCAAGGTGGGTGACCCGGTGATGGCCGTGGCCGATGGCGTGGTCAGCTTCTCCGGGGTCAAGGGCGGCTACGGCAACGTGGTCGATGTCGACCACGGCAATGGCTACGTCACCCGCTACGCGCACAATTCGCGCCTGACCGTGAAGGCCGGCGATCTGGTCCGTGCCGGGCAGGAAGTGGCCAAGGCCGGGTCCACCGGCCGTTCCACCGGCGCCCACGTGCACTTCGAGGTGTGGGAAAACGGCCGGGTGGTCAACCCGCGCAAGTTCCTCGGCGACGGCGGCAATACCCCGGTGGGCCGCATCAGCCGCGGCTGA
- a CDS encoding amidohydrolase family protein, whose product MDAARALPRPTRRRRWLQGLAALLLAPPLLFMAALLWPLSPPPLPEPGNSRVIVNVRVVDIARGQASEPTTVTVRNGTITAIGEGTPEAALPVFDAGGRWLLPGFWDMHTHALQLSPQLQFPLMLANGITGTRDMMDCPQATDPLIACVADKRRWTAQAIAGQSAAPRFVQVASFYFEDPALQGEAAAQRARDYSARGVDALKVYNRLRPATYQRLAVEARRLQRPLVGHLPKAVALEDALQAGQRSFEHAHLFVRHCFDGAAAWRRGGLDAQSPLVLAERMVSGHQPARCDEAFASMQAHGAAFVPTHVTREEDARARDPAFLDDPRLAYLDPLSRWAWRDDLQATVERYPGQRGDDALKAYFDQGLALTGRAHRAGVTVLVGTDTGLGGFRYHDELQWLRQAGLSPAEVLRAATLQAARHLDLQARHGSVETGKAADLVLLDGDPLLDTANTRRVHAVLLAGHLYDRPRLDALLAHARAQARSPAVMARLLWGFLTSPVSAEL is encoded by the coding sequence ATGGATGCAGCACGCGCGTTGCCCCGCCCCACCCGCCGTCGCCGCTGGCTACAAGGGCTGGCCGCTCTGCTGCTGGCACCGCCCTTGCTGTTCATGGCCGCCCTGCTCTGGCCGCTATCGCCACCGCCCTTGCCCGAGCCCGGCAACAGCCGCGTGATCGTCAACGTGCGGGTGGTGGACATCGCGCGCGGCCAGGCCAGCGAACCCACCACCGTGACCGTGCGCAACGGCACGATCACCGCCATCGGTGAAGGAACGCCGGAGGCGGCGTTGCCTGTATTCGATGCGGGCGGCCGCTGGCTGCTGCCCGGCTTCTGGGACATGCACACCCACGCCCTGCAGCTGTCCCCCCAGCTGCAGTTCCCGCTGATGCTGGCCAACGGCATCACCGGTACCCGCGACATGATGGACTGCCCGCAGGCCACCGACCCGCTGATCGCCTGCGTGGCCGACAAGCGCCGCTGGACCGCGCAGGCCATTGCCGGGCAGTCCGCCGCGCCGCGCTTCGTGCAGGTGGCCAGTTTCTACTTCGAGGACCCGGCCCTGCAGGGCGAAGCCGCCGCGCAGCGTGCACGGGACTACAGCGCGCGCGGTGTCGATGCACTGAAGGTCTACAACCGCCTGCGGCCGGCCACCTACCAGCGGCTGGCGGTGGAAGCCCGCCGCCTGCAACGCCCGCTGGTCGGCCACCTGCCCAAGGCGGTGGCGCTGGAAGATGCCCTGCAGGCGGGACAGCGCAGCTTCGAGCATGCCCACCTGTTCGTCCGCCATTGTTTCGATGGTGCGGCGGCGTGGCGGCGCGGCGGGCTGGATGCGCAGTCCCCCCTCGTGCTGGCCGAACGCATGGTCAGCGGCCACCAGCCCGCCCGCTGCGATGAGGCATTCGCCTCGATGCAGGCCCACGGCGCGGCATTCGTACCCACCCATGTCACCCGTGAGGAAGACGCGCGCGCGCGCGATCCTGCGTTCCTCGACGATCCGCGCCTTGCCTACCTGGATCCGCTCTCGCGCTGGGCATGGCGTGATGACCTGCAGGCCACCGTGGAACGCTACCCCGGCCAGCGCGGCGATGACGCGCTGAAGGCCTACTTCGATCAGGGCCTGGCCCTGACCGGCCGCGCACATCGTGCGGGCGTCACCGTGCTGGTGGGCACCGACACCGGGTTGGGCGGGTTCCGCTACCACGATGAACTGCAGTGGCTGCGCCAGGCCGGGCTCAGCCCGGCGGAAGTGCTGCGCGCGGCCACGCTGCAGGCCGCACGCCACCTGGACCTGCAGGCGCGGCACGGCAGTGTCGAGACCGGCAAGGCCGCGGATCTGGTGCTGCTCGATGGCGACCCGCTGCTGGACACCGCCAACACCCGGCGCGTACATGCCGTGCTGCTGGCCGGCCACCTGTACGACCGCCCGCGGCTGGATGCGCTGCTGGCCCATGCCCGCGCGCAGGCACGTTCACCGGCGGTGATGGCACGCCTGCTCTGGGGCTTTCTCACCAGCCCGGTCAGCGCCGAGCTGTAG
- the metF gene encoding methylenetetrahydrofolate reductase [NAD(P)H]: MTAISFEFYPPKTDEQRSQLDRTAARLKAYAPEYVSCTFGAGGSTLSYTSETVRHLNQHHGFEAAPHLSCVGGTRQEIRELLKLYRAIGCHRIVALRGDLPSGMGFPGDMRYAAELIAFIRAEHGDAFRIEVGAYPETHPQAHDALADLKHFKAKIDAGADAAITQYFYNPDAYFHFVDEVRRLGVEVPIVPGIMPIANFSQLRRFSEQCGAEIPRWIGRKMQAYGDDSESVRAFGTEIVAKLCERLVEGGAPGLHFYTLNLARPTLSVLKLLRG, from the coding sequence ATGACCGCCATCAGCTTCGAGTTCTATCCGCCCAAGACCGACGAACAGCGCAGCCAGCTCGATCGCACGGCGGCACGGCTGAAGGCCTACGCGCCGGAATACGTGTCCTGCACGTTCGGCGCCGGCGGGTCGACCCTGAGCTACACCTCCGAAACCGTGCGCCATCTCAACCAGCACCACGGCTTCGAGGCGGCCCCCCACCTGTCCTGCGTGGGTGGCACCCGCCAGGAGATCCGCGAACTGCTCAAGCTCTACCGTGCCATCGGCTGCCACCGCATCGTCGCCCTGCGCGGCGACCTGCCCTCGGGCATGGGCTTTCCCGGCGACATGCGCTATGCCGCCGAACTGATCGCGTTCATCCGTGCCGAACACGGCGATGCCTTCCGCATCGAAGTGGGCGCCTACCCGGAAACCCACCCGCAGGCCCACGACGCGCTGGCCGACCTGAAGCACTTCAAGGCCAAGATCGACGCCGGTGCCGACGCCGCGATCACCCAGTATTTCTACAACCCAGACGCCTATTTCCACTTCGTCGATGAAGTGCGGCGGCTGGGCGTGGAGGTACCGATCGTGCCGGGCATCATGCCGATCGCCAACTTCAGCCAGCTGCGCCGCTTTTCCGAACAGTGCGGGGCAGAGATCCCGCGCTGGATCGGCCGCAAGATGCAGGCCTACGGCGATGACAGCGAATCGGTGCGCGCCTTCGGCACCGAGATCGTGGCGAAGCTGTGCGAGCGGCTGGTGGAAGGGGGCGCGCCGGGCCTGCACTTCTACACCCTGAACCTGGCCCGCCCAACCCTGTCGGTGCTGAAGCTGCTGCGCGGCTGA
- the secA gene encoding preprotein translocase subunit SecA: MINSLLTRVFGSRNERQLRQLNRIVAKINALEPEIKKLSDEQLQAKTPEFKQRIADGEALDKVLPEAFAVCREAGLRVLGMRHYDVQLIGGMVLHLGKIAEMRTGEGKTLVATLPVYLNALEGKGVHVVTVNDYLARRDAAQMGKLYNWLGLSVGVVYPGMPHSDKREAYAADITYGTNNEFGFDYLRDNMALSKADRYQRGLHYAIVDEVDSILIDEARTPLIISGPADDSPELYIRVNKVVPHLIKQDAEEGEGDFWVDEKGKQVHLSEAGMEHAERLLVEAGILNGETEGLYAAQNLTVVHHLNAALRAHAIYQRDVDYIVRDGEVVIVDEFTGRTLAGRRWSDGLHQAVEAKEGVPVQRENQTLASITFQNLFRMYKKLSGMTGTADTEAFEFQSIYGLEVVVIPTNRPTIRKDSPDQVFLNRKGKFNAVLADIEECAKRGQPVLVGTTSIETSEMLSEHLRKAGVKHEVLNAKQHDREATIVANAGRPAAVTIATNMAGRGTDIVLGGSLEAEIHALGEDATDAQKAAAKAAWQERHDAVKAAGGLHIVGTERHESRRIDNQLRGRSGRQGDPGSSRFYLSLEDNLMRIFASDWVQKAMRMMGMKEDDVIEDRLVSRQIEKAQRKVEAHNFDIRKNLLDFDDVNNDQRKVIYAQRDELLDAESVKDNVDGIRADVVYDVVARFVPPNSIDEQWDLQGLEATLQADFGVHMPLLELVKSHEELDAETIAEKVQERINEHFAEKETGVGEDTMRALEKHVMLTVLDQSWKEHLARMDYLRQGIYLRGYAQKQPKQEYKKEAFELFSDMLENVKREVVALLARVRIRSDEEVAQLEAAERQQVEARLRQSQFQHQDAGGYGADEEAAEVEAAQQGGVAQILRDEPKIGRNDPCPCGSGKKYKHCHGQLS; the protein is encoded by the coding sequence ATGATCAACAGCCTGCTTACCCGCGTTTTTGGCAGTCGTAACGAACGACAGCTGCGCCAGCTCAACCGCATCGTCGCCAAGATCAATGCGCTGGAGCCGGAGATCAAGAAGCTCTCCGACGAGCAGCTGCAGGCCAAGACGCCGGAGTTCAAGCAGCGCATCGCCGACGGCGAGGCCCTGGACAAGGTGCTGCCGGAAGCGTTCGCGGTCTGCCGCGAAGCGGGCCTGCGCGTGCTGGGCATGCGCCACTACGACGTGCAGCTGATCGGCGGCATGGTGCTGCACCTGGGCAAGATCGCCGAAATGCGCACCGGTGAAGGCAAGACCCTGGTGGCGACGCTGCCGGTGTACCTCAACGCCCTGGAAGGCAAGGGCGTGCACGTGGTCACCGTCAACGACTACCTGGCCCGCCGCGATGCCGCGCAGATGGGCAAGCTGTACAACTGGCTGGGCCTGAGCGTGGGCGTGGTGTACCCGGGCATGCCGCACAGCGACAAGCGCGAGGCCTATGCCGCCGACATCACCTACGGCACCAACAACGAATTCGGCTTCGACTACCTGCGCGACAACATGGCGCTGTCCAAGGCCGACCGCTACCAGCGTGGCCTGCACTACGCCATCGTCGACGAAGTGGACTCGATCCTGATCGACGAAGCGCGTACCCCGCTGATCATCTCCGGCCCGGCCGACGATTCCCCGGAACTGTACATCCGCGTCAACAAGGTCGTGCCGCACCTGATCAAGCAGGACGCCGAAGAAGGCGAGGGCGACTTCTGGGTGGACGAGAAGGGCAAGCAGGTGCACCTGTCCGAAGCGGGCATGGAGCACGCCGAACGGCTGCTGGTGGAAGCGGGCATCCTCAACGGCGAGACCGAAGGCCTGTACGCCGCGCAGAACCTGACCGTGGTCCACCACCTCAACGCCGCCCTGCGCGCGCACGCGATCTACCAGCGTGACGTGGACTACATCGTGCGCGATGGCGAAGTGGTCATCGTCGATGAATTCACCGGCCGTACCCTGGCCGGCCGCCGCTGGTCCGATGGCCTGCACCAGGCGGTGGAAGCGAAGGAAGGCGTGCCGGTCCAGCGCGAGAACCAGACGCTGGCCAGCATCACCTTCCAGAACCTGTTCCGCATGTACAAGAAGCTGTCCGGCATGACCGGTACGGCCGATACCGAAGCGTTCGAGTTCCAGAGCATCTACGGCCTGGAAGTGGTGGTCATCCCGACCAACCGCCCGACCATCCGCAAGGACAGCCCGGACCAGGTGTTCCTCAACCGCAAGGGCAAGTTCAACGCGGTGCTGGCCGACATCGAGGAATGCGCCAAGCGCGGCCAGCCGGTGCTGGTGGGTACCACCTCGATCGAAACCTCGGAAATGCTGTCCGAGCACCTGCGCAAGGCCGGCGTGAAGCACGAAGTGCTCAATGCCAAGCAGCACGACCGTGAAGCGACCATCGTGGCCAATGCCGGCCGCCCGGCCGCAGTGACCATCGCCACCAACATGGCCGGCCGCGGTACCGACATCGTGCTGGGCGGTTCGCTGGAAGCGGAAATCCACGCGCTGGGCGAGGACGCGACCGATGCGCAGAAGGCTGCCGCCAAGGCCGCCTGGCAGGAACGCCACGATGCCGTGAAGGCCGCCGGTGGCCTGCACATCGTGGGCACCGAGCGCCACGAATCGCGCCGTATCGACAACCAGCTGCGTGGCCGTTCCGGCCGCCAGGGTGACCCGGGCTCGTCCCGCTTCTACCTGTCGCTGGAAGACAACCTGATGCGCATCTTCGCCTCCGACTGGGTGCAGAAGGCCATGCGCATGATGGGCATGAAGGAAGACGACGTCATCGAGGACCGCCTGGTCAGCCGCCAGATCGAGAAGGCGCAGCGCAAGGTCGAGGCCCACAACTTCGACATCCGCAAGAACCTGCTGGACTTCGACGACGTCAACAACGACCAGCGCAAGGTGATCTACGCCCAGCGTGATGAACTGCTGGATGCCGAATCGGTGAAGGACAATGTCGACGGCATCCGCGCCGACGTGGTCTATGACGTGGTGGCCCGTTTCGTGCCGCCCAACTCCATCGATGAACAGTGGGACCTGCAGGGCCTGGAGGCCACGCTGCAGGCCGACTTCGGCGTGCACATGCCCCTGCTGGAACTGGTCAAGTCGCACGAGGAACTGGATGCGGAGACCATTGCCGAGAAGGTGCAGGAGCGCATCAACGAGCACTTCGCCGAAAAGGAAACCGGCGTGGGCGAGGACACCATGCGCGCGCTGGAAAAGCACGTCATGCTGACCGTGCTGGACCAGAGCTGGAAGGAACACCTGGCCCGCATGGACTACCTGCGCCAGGGCATCTACCTGCGCGGCTATGCGCAGAAGCAGCCCAAGCAGGAGTACAAGAAGGAAGCCTTCGAGCTGTTCTCGGACATGCTGGAAAACGTGAAGCGCGAAGTGGTGGCCCTGCTGGCCCGCGTGCGCATCCGCAGCGACGAGGAAGTGGCACAGCTGGAAGCGGCCGAGCGCCAGCAGGTGGAAGCCCGCCTGCGCCAGTCGCAGTTCCAGCACCAGGATGCCGGCGGCTACGGTGCCGATGAGGAAGCGGCCGAGGTCGAGGCCGCCCAGCAGGGGGGCGTGGCGCAGATCCTGCGCGACGAGCCGAAGATCGGCCGCAACGATCCGTGCCCCTGCGGCAGTGGCAAGAAGTACAAGCACTGCCACGGCCAGCTGAGCTGA
- a CDS encoding LytTR family DNA-binding domain-containing protein has protein sequence MRTTLSVLIVDDARLARQELRTLLAALPWVHCVGEADDVPAAREAIARLKPDLVLLDVQMPSGTGFDVLDGLEQAPAVVFVTAYDAYAVRAFQTNALDYLVKPVEAPRLHDALERVRQRDAPAAPPVAAGGGLNAQDQVFVRDGERCWFVAVGEIRRLVVDGNYTRLWFRDQNALLTRSLSALEARLPQDLFFRANRNTLVNLRRIRAVTPSVGDGYDLALDDGSEVEVSRRQARELRERMAL, from the coding sequence ATGCGCACGACCCTGAGTGTCCTGATCGTCGATGACGCCCGCCTGGCACGGCAGGAACTGCGCACGCTGCTGGCGGCGCTGCCCTGGGTGCACTGCGTGGGCGAGGCCGATGACGTGCCGGCGGCGCGCGAGGCGATCGCCCGGTTGAAGCCCGACCTGGTGCTGCTGGATGTGCAGATGCCCTCCGGCACCGGTTTTGACGTGCTCGATGGCCTGGAGCAGGCCCCTGCGGTGGTGTTCGTCACCGCCTACGATGCCTATGCGGTGCGCGCGTTCCAGACCAATGCGCTGGACTATCTGGTCAAGCCGGTGGAAGCACCGCGCCTGCATGACGCGCTGGAACGCGTGCGCCAGCGTGATGCACCTGCCGCGCCGCCGGTGGCCGCCGGCGGTGGCTTGAACGCGCAGGACCAGGTGTTCGTGCGTGATGGCGAGCGCTGCTGGTTCGTGGCGGTGGGCGAGATCCGCCGGCTGGTGGTGGATGGCAACTACACGCGGCTGTGGTTCCGCGACCAGAATGCCCTGCTGACCCGCAGCCTGAGCGCGCTGGAAGCACGGCTGCCGCAGGATCTGTTCTTCCGTGCCAACCGCAATACCCTGGTCAACCTGCGGCGCATCCGCGCGGTCACCCCCAGCGTTGGCGATGGCTACGACCTGGCGCTGGATGACGGCAGCGAGGTGGAAGTATCGCGGCGGCAGGCGCGGGAACTGCGCGAGCGGATGGCGTTGTAG
- a CDS encoding Nudix family hydrolase: MPSPKRSIHVVAGVITDARGRILLNRRTENRDMAGLWEFPGGKREAGESSEQALVRELREELGIDADVGDWLMDVPQVYPDKHLTLEVRHIRSWKGSPRGREGQAITWVAPDKLVRYSMPPADLPVVAALRQPDRYLITPAPAEDDAGQQRWQAQLRTAVAAGHARIQLRLPAGHPQWAALAEQTVRQHRSGVQWLLNRDIALAQALGVGVHLGSEQLLSLSERPLPPGQLVAASCHDLSQLQAAQRLGCDFAVLGPVQATASHPGAAPLGWEAFADLRAQVSLPIYALGGMAPQHIPQARRHGGQGIAAISGLWPS; the protein is encoded by the coding sequence ATGCCCTCCCCGAAACGATCGATCCATGTCGTGGCCGGCGTCATCACCGACGCCCGTGGCCGTATCCTGCTCAACCGGCGCACCGAGAACCGCGACATGGCCGGCCTGTGGGAATTCCCGGGCGGCAAGCGCGAGGCGGGCGAGAGCTCCGAACAGGCGCTGGTGCGGGAGCTGCGCGAGGAGCTGGGGATCGACGCGGACGTCGGTGACTGGCTGATGGATGTTCCGCAGGTCTACCCGGACAAGCACCTGACCCTGGAAGTACGGCATATCCGCAGCTGGAAAGGCAGTCCCCGTGGGCGCGAGGGCCAGGCCATCACCTGGGTGGCGCCGGACAAGCTGGTGCGGTATTCGATGCCACCGGCCGACCTGCCCGTGGTGGCGGCGCTGCGCCAGCCCGACCGGTACCTGATCACCCCGGCCCCGGCCGAGGACGATGCCGGGCAGCAGCGCTGGCAGGCGCAGTTGCGCACCGCCGTCGCGGCCGGCCATGCGCGCATCCAGCTGCGCCTGCCGGCCGGCCACCCGCAGTGGGCGGCGCTGGCCGAGCAGACCGTGCGCCAGCATCGTAGTGGCGTGCAGTGGCTGCTGAACCGTGATATCGCGCTGGCCCAGGCGCTGGGCGTGGGCGTGCACCTGGGCAGCGAACAGCTGTTGTCACTGAGTGAGCGTCCGTTGCCGCCGGGCCAGCTGGTCGCCGCGTCCTGCCACGACCTGTCGCAGCTGCAGGCAGCGCAACGGCTGGGCTGCGACTTCGCGGTGCTGGGTCCGGTGCAGGCGACGGCCAGCCACCCCGGCGCCGCGCCATTGGGGTGGGAAGCGTTCGCCGACCTGCGCGCGCAGGTCTCGTTGCCGATCTATGCGCTGGGTGGCATGGCCCCGCAGCACATCCCGCAGGCGCGCCGCCACGGCGGCCAGGGCATCGCCGCGATCAGCGGCCTGTGGCCTTCGTAA